The Cystobacter fuscus DSM 2262 genomic interval TACTTCCACTTCGCCCATGCGCGTGAAGTCACGTTGCTTGTTACTGAAGCAATGCACCATGGGCTTCCCTCCATGTGCCAAGGATGCCTCGTCAACCATGAATTGGTCCACAAAGGTCAGCACGGGCCCCGGCTCACGGGACAGTCCCAGGTTCCCATCCACCCGGGGCCGCGACATGCCTCGTAGATACACCCTCTCCGCCTCGGTCAGTGTGGCCTCCCGTTGGAGGGCGCGCGTGACCCCCTGCTGGAAGTCCACCCCTCCTTGGACCTGGCTGCGGAAGACGGTGTAGTCCGGCCACTCCAGCGGCGGCTTCACCTCGGACGGCCGTGCCGCTCCCGGTCGGCGCCCCGCCAGTTCCTCATAACGCTTCTCCCAGTAGGAGACGTAGTCCGCCCACCTCGGGTGGTCCTCGGCCACGCCAGGGGGTGGCTCCCGCAGGGAGGGCCGCCAACGTTCCAGCAGCTTCAAATCACTGGACTGGCGCGCGCCATTCGCGACCGCCTCGGCCTCCCCCAGCCGGACTTCCAGCGCCGCCGCTTCCTCCAGCGCCGCCGCCTCCTCCACCTGACTCAGGACCCGCTGCCGCGCCACGCCCTCTCGGGCCAGCTTCTCCGCCTCCGCCGCTCCCGCCCTCACCTCCCCACTCGCGGCGCGGCCTTCCACCGCCATCGCCACACCCCCCACGAGCAGGGCGTTCAACGCCACCGTGATGACGGCGCTCTCCACCTGCTCGCGCCGAGCCTGTCGCTCGAAGCCTCGTGCCAACAACCCCCGCAGCCGGGTGCCTCCCGGGCCCGGCGAGGAAATCAACTCACTCAGCTCCGCCCAGCGCACCGTGCACGTGGGCAAGGCGCTACAGCCCAGCCCCAGCGCCTTGTCCGCCAGCTCCACCCCCGCGGCTTCGGTCGCCACCTCCAGTTGGTCCAGCAGCCTCCGGGCCCGCGCGTCCCCGGCCTGTGCATCCGCATAGACTTTCTCGAGATGCGCGCTGCGATGCACCAGCAGCACGCCCGAGGTCTCGCCAACCAATCGCCCCTGGGCATCGCTGTACAGCCCATAGTCGAATGGGGGCGCCACATCCCGCCGCCACACTTCCGACGGCACGGCCTCCACACCGCCGCATCGGCTCCCCATCAACACCACGGAGAGCACCATCAGCCAGGCCCACCCCAGGGGCCCTGAAGCACAGCTGCTCTTCACCCCGGAACCTCCTCCCGCCCTTCCGAAAAAAAGCCGTGTGGGCAGCAACGTTAACCCGCCCTGCCATGCTCCTCCACACCAGGATGCGGAGCCTCGCCTGCTCCACGAGCTGTCGGGTTTTCCCGTGAGCGCATGGACGATGGAAAGATGATGTGTTAATTCACCGCCGCGCTCATGGACAGCCACACCGATATTACCGATGGCATTGGTATTCCTGACGCATCAGGTCAATCCCCCCAAGTATCTCATCCCCCAAGAAAATGAACATGAATCATTTCAAGACGTATGGCCTCGCCGTGGTGGCAATGGCTTTCAGCGCGTGCGGTCCCGCTCCCGAAGGGTCGAAGCAGGCCGAGGGCGTCGCGCGGATCGAGTCGGCGCTGACGGCTCCCATTCCGAACACGACGTGCGTGGTCGAGGCGACGGAGCCCTACAAGTACGACAGCGGTCCGTACGCGGGCCAGATCAGCGCCCAGGCGTCTGTCTGGGACTGCAGCCAGGACTACCCGATCATCTACGTGTGCTCGATCATCGAGAAGAGGTCGGTGAGCAGCACGGGCGTCGTCACCTGGACGGCGGTGCCGGGCAGCCGCAGTTGCTATGCCGAGACGAACACCGACTTCGGCGGTCAGACGGCCACCCCCACCACCAACCCCGCGGGGACGTACCGCCAGCGCTCCCAGGCGGCGATCAAGCTCAACGCGACGACGTGGACCCCGGCGCAGCCGTCGACCTGCGGCACGCTGTCCAGCAACGTGCCGTGCGCGTTCACCTCCGTGATCTCCCCGAGCGTCGCGCTGTAATACGCGCCCTCCGGGCGTGAGTCCCCGAAGGTCCGGCCCGTGCCTCGCGCGCGGGCCCGGACCCGTGGCACCTCAAGGCCCGGCGCGCAGCGCTTCTCCCCGGACGAACTGGAACAACTCCTCGCGAACCTCGCGCGTGTCGAGCACGTTGTTGTGGTGCTTGCCCTCGAGGATGCGCACGGAGGCCTGGGGAAACAGCGTGCCCAGCTTCTGCCCCATGTCCACGGGGACGACCTGGTCCCGCGTCCCATGGACGATGAACACCGGCAGGTGGATTCCCGGCGCCTTGGACGCGGTGTCGAACCGGTCCTTCACCAGCAGCCGCGCGGGCACCCAGGGAAAGAGCCTCGCGCCCAGCTCCACGATGGAGGTGTAGGGCGTGATGAGCACCAGCCGCGTGCCTTGCCCCCGCCTCGCCATCTCCGCCGCCACCCCCGAGCCGATGGACTGCCCCTGCAACACCGTCCGCTCCCGGGGCACGCCCAGCTCCCGGTGCAGGTACTCCAGCGCGGCCTCGGACGCGGCGTAGATGCCCTGCTCCGAGGGCTCCTCCTTCCCCTTCGCCAGCCCATACCCCGGGTACTCCACCGCGAAAAACCCGAACCCCGCCTCCTGGTAGCGCTGCGCCAGCCACGCCTCGTGGGCGAGCTGCTCGCCGTTGCCGTGGAAGTGCACCACCGTGGGGACCTCGGGCGGCGCCGGGACGTGCAGCGCGTAGACCGTCGTGCCCTCCGGCCCCGGGATGCGAAGGAGCGCGGCTCCGGACAGTTGGGGCTCGAGCGCGCCCTCGGGCACCGGAAACACCAGGTGGCGCTGGTTGAAGTACAGCAGGGCGCACACGGCCAGGTAGCAGATGACGAGCGTCACCACGATCTTCACCATCACCCGCCTCACCCGGAGCCAGAAACGTCCCATGGGTGGGGTCCTTATCACGTGAGGCCCGCCCCTACACGCGCACCGAGGAGACGATCGGCTCCAACTGCTGCACCTTCACGTTCATCACCTTGCCCGTCTTCTCCAGGGTCCCCTGCCCCACCAGGAACAACGCGCCGTGGATGTCCTTGCGAAAGCGCGCATAGGCGTCCGGCGGCACCACGAGGTTGGCGATGCCCGTCTCGTCCTCGAGAGACAGGAAGCAGAACCCCTTGGCCGTGGGCGGCATCTGCCGGCAGATGAGCATCCCCCCCACCGCCACGCGGCTGCCCGTGCGCACCCGCTCCAGTCCCGCCGCCGTCACCGCCCCCCGCTTGCGCAGCGCGGGCCGCAACAGCTCCAACGGGTGCTTCTCCAGTGACACGCCCACGGTCTCGAAGTCGGTGCTCACCCGCTCCACCACGTTCATCCGGGGCAGCTCCACCGGCGTCCCATCCATCGCCATGCCGAAGAAGAGATCCGTCTCCTCCAGCGGGCCCAGCGCCTGGATCTCCCACAGCGAGTCGCGCCGCGAGCCACTGAGGCTCCCCAACGCGCCCGCCAGCGCCAGCCGCGCCAGCTCATGCCGGGGCGCGCGCGTGCGCCGCGCGAGGTCTCCAATGCTCGTGAAGCGCTGCCCCCGCCGCGCCGCGCCTATCCGCCGGCCCGCCGCCTCCTGGAGCCCGCGCACCATCCGCAATCCCAAGCGCAGCCCGCCCTCCTCCAGCGAGCAGTCCCAGTCCGAGTGGTTCACGTCCACTTCCAGCACCGGCACGCCGTGGCGCTGGGCGTCCGCCACCAGCGTGTGCGGGGCGTAGAAGCCCATGGGCTGCGAGTTCAACAACGCCGCGGTGAAGGCCGCCGGGTAGTGGCACTTGAGCCAGGACGACGCGTAGGCCAGCAGCGCGAAGCTCGCCGAGTGGCTCTCCGGAAAGCCGTAGTGCGCGAAGCCGCGGAACTGCTTGAACAGGGTGTCCACGTACTCGGGCGCGTACCCGCGCGCCACGCCACCGTCGACGAAGCGCTGGTGGAATGGCCCCAGCCGCTCCTCGGCGCGCTTGTGCGAGAGCGCCCGTCGCAACCCATCCGCCTCGGCCGCCGAGAAGCCGCCCACCGCCATGGCCAGCTTCATCGCCTGCTCCTGGAAGAGCGGCACCCCCAGCGTCTTCTGCAGAATCCTCCGCACGTCCTCCGAGGGGTACACCACCGGCTCGAGCCCCTCGCGCCGCCGCAGGTACGGGTGCACCATGTCCCCGACAATGGGACCCGGGCGGATGAGCGCGATCTCCACCACCAAGTCGTAGAAGCAGCGCGGCTTGAGCCTCGGCAGCATGTTCATCTGCGCCCGGCTCTCGATCTGGAACACGCCGATCGAGTCCGCGTTGGTCAACATCTCGTAGACCTTCGGGTCCTCCGCCGGAATGGTGGCCAGGGACAGGTCCCGGCCATGGTGCACCCGGATGAGCTCCAGGCATTTGGCCAGCGCCGTGAGCATCCCGAGCCCCAGCAAGTCCACCTTGAGGACGCCCACCGCCTCCAGGTCATCCTTCTCCCACTGCACCACCGTGCGGCCCTTCATCGCCGCGTTCTCCACGGGGATCATCTCCACCAGGGGCTCGCGGGTGATGACGAAGCCGCCCACGTGGATGGACAGGTGCCGCGGCGTGCCCTCGATCTCCCGGGCGAGCGCGAGCGTCTGCCGCACGCGCCGGTCCTCCTCGGACAGCCCCACCTCCTTGAGCAGCTCCGGGGACATCTCGCCGCCGTGCGAGCCCGCCACCTTGGCGAGCCGGTCCACCTGATCCAACGACAGCCCGAGCGCCTTGCCCACCTCGCGCAGCGCCAGCCGTCCCCGGTAGCAGATGACCTCGCACACCATGCCCGCGCGGTGCCGGCCATGCTTCTCGTAGACGTATTGCAGCACCTCCTCGCGCCGCTCGTGCTCGAAGTCCACGTCGATGTCCGGGGGCTCCTTGCGCTCCATGCTCAGGAAGCGCTCGAAGAGCAGCCCCATGCGCACCGGATCGATCGCCGTGACGCCCAGCGCGTAGCACACCGCCGAGTTGGCCGCGCTCCCGCGCCCCTGGCAGAGGATGCCCTTGGAGCGCGCGAAGCGGACGATGTCCCAGATGGCCAGGAAGTAGCCCGCGAAGTCCAGGGCCGCGATGAGCTTCAGCTCGTGTTCGATCTGCTTCACCACCTCGGGGGGCACGCCGGACGGGTAGCGCACCTGGAGCCCCTGGTACGTCAGCTCGCGCAGCCACGTGGACGTCGAGTGTCCCGGCGGGAGATCCTCCTCGGAGAAGTGGTAGCGCAATCCATCCAGCGTGGCGTGGCAGCGGCCCGCCAGCTCCACCGTGCGCTCCAGGGCTTCGGGACAGTCGGCGAACAGCCGGGCCATCTCCTCGGGCCCCTTGAGCGTGCGCTCCGCGTTGGGCAGGCGCCGCGTGCCGAGCTGTCCCAGCGTCGTCTTGTACCGGATGGCCGTGAGCACATCCTGCAGGGGCTGGCGGGCGCGGTGGTGCGTGTGCACGTCGTTGTGGGCGCACAGCGGCGCGCCGAGCTCCCGCGCGAGGAGGCGGGCCTGGGCCACGCGGGCCTCGTCCCCCGAGGACAGCGTGCGGCACACGCCCACGTAGAAACGGTTGGCGAAGGACTCGGCCAGCGGGGCCACCTGCGAGGTGGGCACCGGGTACGGGAGCATCGCCAGGAGCCCCTCGTTGCCCTCGGCCAGCTCGCGCCAGGGCAGGCCCGCCTCGCCCTTGGGGTGCAACATCCGGCTCTTGGAGATGAGCCGGCTGAGGTTCGCGTAGCCCCGCGCGTCCTGGGCGTACACCACCACCCGGGGGCCATCCATCAGCGTCAGCTCGCTGGCGAGCACGTACTTGAGGCCCGCGGCCCGCGCCGCCAGGTGCGCCTTCACCGCGCCATACAGCCCGTCCCCATCCGCCAGCGCCACCGCCGCCAGCCCCCGCTCGGCCGCCGCGAGGATCAACTCCTCGGGGTGCGAGGCGCCCCGGAGGAACGAGAAGTTCGATCGGCACAGCAGCTCGGCGTACACGCCCGCCACCCTACTGAGCAGCCGTTCAGGCGGAAGGTCCGCCCCAGTAGGTCCGGACAGGATACCCGGTGTGTCTCGTCACTTCGGAAGTGGGCCCGGTGGATCCGACTTCCGCTCCACGCATGTGCGTGGACTAGAGTGCCGGTGCCCATGAAGCTCCGCTCTCCCTGGCCTTCCGCCTGCCTGCGCGCCTTCCTCTGGTTGCTCCTCGCGTCAGGGTGCGCAACGACGCGGGTCGTGAACCTGGACATCGGGCAGGGAGCGCCCATCACCTACGAGCCTGTCGACTCCCGGCCGATCAAGATAGAGGGATCGGAGTTCAAGACCGCTGTCGCGCAGCTGGTGCTCGACATGAGGCTGAACCTGGGTCTCGAGGACTCGAAGCAGGGCGACCGACTCTCATTGCTCGCGTCTGCCAGCACCGGAGGGGTCGTCGACGGCGCTCACGGTCGCACGGTGCCCCCTTCCTCAGAGCGGATGTGCCAACAGCAGCGCGATCCGAATGGGTGCCTGAGCCTGCTCACAGGCGGAGCCATGAAGGATCCCTCGGAGCGGCGCATGATGGCGCTCTTCTTCGCCTTCGACACCGTCTGGGACGGGGTTGAGGATGCGGTGGGCGACCTGACGAATCCGGCCGCCCTTCGCGCAATGGTTGTATCAATGGTTGGAACCGCGCTCGTCATGCTCGTTGCACCCGAGCCCATCACGAAGCTCCTTGCGATTGGGCTGACGGCATCCCTGATCGCGTATCTCGGCACTGGCCCCGTGTGGAACCTCGGGCGGGGATTCCTGCGGCTCATGGAGGAAGCGAAGAACGCCCGCGACATCTCGGAGCTGGAGGATTCCGGGCACCGTTTCGGGAAGGTGCTTGGGGACAACGGTGCTCGTGTCCTGGTCATCGTCGCCTTGGCCGCGCTTGGCGGCGAGAACGCCATGGCCGCGCGGGGAGCGAAGATGCCGGGGTTCACTCGAGCGGCGTTGAGAGCGCAAACCGAAGGAGGCTTCCAGCTATCGGGGGCGCTGGCGGGCGAGGTGCAGTCCATCGCCCTTCCTTCCGCGTCGGTGCTGAACGTCGCGCTCGCTCCGACAGCTGTCGCGGCGGTTGCGATGGGGCCTGGAAGTGCCATTCAGGGAGATCCCGAGGGCAACATCCACCACATCTGCACGAACAAGAACGAGGTTTCCGAAGCATCGGGTGGCCCGTGGACACCGCAGTTCGAGAAGATCTTCGAGCTGGCCGGAATGAAGTTGAGCGACACCGCGAACCTGGTTCGGCTCAAGGGCCACAAGGGGCCACACCCAGCCGAGTACCACAAAGATGTGCTTGGACGGATTACCGAAGCAACAAAGGGCTGCCGGGGCACTGCGCAGTGCCAATCCGTGTTGGTTGACGCATTGGCGGAGATTGCCCGAGACCTCACAACCGCGGGCACCAGGCTTCGTCAACTAGTGCTGAAAAATCCCGAGGCATGACATCATGGAACGACGCTTCTTTGACTTGAGTATCGACGTCTATGTGCCAGGACGTTGGTATCTCGCGGAGCCGAGAAATCGCGATGGCCAGAAAATTGAAGACATCTGGCAGTTCATTGACGGAAGGAGGGTTGAGGATCCAGGTCCCCTACTCATCCCCATGTTCAGACCTGGGAAACCCATCGACATTGAATTCGCCGGGGCGGGTCAAACCCCCATTGTCAGCGCACCGGTGGCATCCGTGTTCCGCGAGCTGGCGTCCAGCGATGTTCAGCTCTTCCCGGTCGAGGTCCAGGGAACAGCCGAACCCTACTACCTGCTGAACGTGGCGCGAACCGTGCGGTGCATCGACGACTCGGCATGTGCGGAGGTGCGTCTCTGGACGCCGGAGAATCGTCAACCCGAGAAGGTTGGGCAATACCGTACGGTTTCCGGCCTGCGCATCGACAAATCGAAGGTGAGCGAGGAGCGTGTGTTCCGGCTCTGGGGCTGGAGTTCGCCCATCATCATTGATGAGGAAATCAAGAAAGCCCTGGAGCGAACCGGTTGCTTGGGTGGACGCTTCGACGAGGTCTGAATGGAGCGGCGCAGATTTTTTGACTTGTGGATCGACGTGTACGTTCCCGGCCGCTGGTATCTCGCAGAGCCTGCTACCTCGTCGGGAGAAGAGATAGAAGACCCGTGGATGTTCTCGGCAGGAAGACCCGTCGCGGCTCCAGGTCCCCTACGAATCCCCATCTTCAAGCCTGGCAAGCCGCTCGACATCGAGTTTGCCGGCGTGGGCAATACACCCATTGTCAACGAACGGGTAGCATCGGTGGTAACCGTTCACCGCATTGGCTTGGTTGAAGAGGAGCCAGGCACGAGGTGACTGCGGAAGTGGTGCTGGACAAGAGGACGTCTGGCGTGGTGTAGCCAGGGCATGGTGCAGGTGGATGCCCGAGACGTGCAGATAGCGCAGCTGGAGGAGGAGAATGCGCGGTTGCGCGAGGAGAATCGTCGGCTCAAGGAGAGGCTGGGGCTCAACTCGAGCAACTCCTCCAAGCCGCCCTCCTCGGACGCCCCCGGCACTCCGCGCCAGCACAAGAGGCCCACGGGCCGGCGAGCTGGAGGTCAACCCGGACACAAGAAGCATGAGCGGGTGCTGCTGCCGCCCGAGCAGGTGCAGCACGTGGTGGAGTTGGTGCCCAAGGAGTGCAAGGACTGTGGGCGCCGACTGGCGGGAAGAGATGTGGAGCCGCGACGGCATCAAGTGGTGGAGGTGCCGCCGCTGTCGGCCATTGTCACGGAGTATCGCAGCCACGCCTTGAAGTGTGGCGCGTGCGGCACGGTGACGCGAGAGCAGGTGCCCGCGCATGCCAGCAGTGCCTTCGGCGACAGACTGGGCGCGCTGGCCAGCCTGCTGGTAGGCAAGTACCGACTGTCCAAACGACTGGTGAAGGACGCGCTGTCGGACATGGTGGGGGTGAAACTGTCGGTGGGCAGTGTGGTGAATCTGGAAGGAGAAATGGCCGAGGCGCTCGCCCCCGCGGTGCACGAAGCCAGCGAGTACGTGAGGGAAAGCGAGAGGGTGCACGCGGATGAAACGGGGTGGGTGGAGGGGCGAGAAGAGGGCCGGGGCCAACGTGCCTGGCTGTGGCTGGTGGCCACGGCGCTGGTGGCTGTCTTCCACATCGCCCGAAGTCGCGGAGGCAAGGTGGCACGAGCCCTGCTGGGAGAGGACTTCGCGGGCATTCTGGTGAGTGACAGGTGGAGCGGGTACGAGTGGTACGACGCGGGCCTGCGCCAGGTGTGCTGGGCGCACCTCACCCGAGACTTCCAGGGCTTCATCGACCGGGGTGGCAAGGGAGGGCAGCTGGGCGAGGAGTTGATGCACCAGCGCAATCGCTTCTTCACGTGGTACCACCAGGTGAAAGAAGGCAGCCTGCCACGAGAGGACTTCGAGAAGAGGATGCCCGAGGTGGAGGGCGAAGTGGGCCAATTGCTGCGCCGGGCCGCGGTGTGCGCGGAGAAGAAGACGGCCGGCATGGCGCGGGAAATGTTGCGCTGGGAGAAGTGTCTGTGGACGTTTGTCGACGTGCCGGAGCTGGAGCCGACGAACAACTTCGGCGAGCGGTGCTTGCGGCACGCCGTCATGTACAGGAAGACATCCTTCGGAACGCAAGGCCCCGAGGGCAGCCGCTTCGTGGAGCGAATCCT includes:
- a CDS encoding alpha/beta hydrolase, with the protein product MGRFWLRVRRVMVKIVVTLVICYLAVCALLYFNQRHLVFPVPEGALEPQLSGAALLRIPGPEGTTVYALHVPAPPEVPTVVHFHGNGEQLAHEAWLAQRYQEAGFGFFAVEYPGYGLAKGKEEPSEQGIYAASEAALEYLHRELGVPRERTVLQGQSIGSGVAAEMARRGQGTRLVLITPYTSIVELGARLFPWVPARLLVKDRFDTASKAPGIHLPVFIVHGTRDQVVPVDMGQKLGTLFPQASVRILEGKHHNNVLDTREVREELFQFVRGEALRAGP
- a CDS encoding error-prone DNA polymerase; translated protein: MAGVYAELLCRSNFSFLRGASHPEELILAAAERGLAAVALADGDGLYGAVKAHLAARAAGLKYVLASELTLMDGPRVVVYAQDARGYANLSRLISKSRMLHPKGEAGLPWRELAEGNEGLLAMLPYPVPTSQVAPLAESFANRFYVGVCRTLSSGDEARVAQARLLARELGAPLCAHNDVHTHHRARQPLQDVLTAIRYKTTLGQLGTRRLPNAERTLKGPEEMARLFADCPEALERTVELAGRCHATLDGLRYHFSEEDLPPGHSTSTWLRELTYQGLQVRYPSGVPPEVVKQIEHELKLIAALDFAGYFLAIWDIVRFARSKGILCQGRGSAANSAVCYALGVTAIDPVRMGLLFERFLSMERKEPPDIDVDFEHERREEVLQYVYEKHGRHRAGMVCEVICYRGRLALREVGKALGLSLDQVDRLAKVAGSHGGEMSPELLKEVGLSEEDRRVRQTLALAREIEGTPRHLSIHVGGFVITREPLVEMIPVENAAMKGRTVVQWEKDDLEAVGVLKVDLLGLGMLTALAKCLELIRVHHGRDLSLATIPAEDPKVYEMLTNADSIGVFQIESRAQMNMLPRLKPRCFYDLVVEIALIRPGPIVGDMVHPYLRRREGLEPVVYPSEDVRRILQKTLGVPLFQEQAMKLAMAVGGFSAAEADGLRRALSHKRAEERLGPFHQRFVDGGVARGYAPEYVDTLFKQFRGFAHYGFPESHSASFALLAYASSWLKCHYPAAFTAALLNSQPMGFYAPHTLVADAQRHGVPVLEVDVNHSDWDCSLEEGGLRLGLRMVRGLQEAAGRRIGAARRGQRFTSIGDLARRTRAPRHELARLALAGALGSLSGSRRDSLWEIQALGPLEETDLFFGMAMDGTPVELPRMNVVERVSTDFETVGVSLEKHPLELLRPALRKRGAVTAAGLERVRTGSRVAVGGMLICRQMPPTAKGFCFLSLEDETGIANLVVPPDAYARFRKDIHGALFLVGQGTLEKTGKVMNVKVQQLEPIVSSVRV
- a CDS encoding AHH domain-containing protein, which gives rise to MKLRSPWPSACLRAFLWLLLASGCATTRVVNLDIGQGAPITYEPVDSRPIKIEGSEFKTAVAQLVLDMRLNLGLEDSKQGDRLSLLASASTGGVVDGAHGRTVPPSSERMCQQQRDPNGCLSLLTGGAMKDPSERRMMALFFAFDTVWDGVEDAVGDLTNPAALRAMVVSMVGTALVMLVAPEPITKLLAIGLTASLIAYLGTGPVWNLGRGFLRLMEEAKNARDISELEDSGHRFGKVLGDNGARVLVIVALAALGGENAMAARGAKMPGFTRAALRAQTEGGFQLSGALAGEVQSIALPSASVLNVALAPTAVAAVAMGPGSAIQGDPEGNIHHICTNKNEVSEASGGPWTPQFEKIFELAGMKLSDTANLVRLKGHKGPHPAEYHKDVLGRITEATKGCRGTAQCQSVLVDALAEIARDLTTAGTRLRQLVLKNPEA
- a CDS encoding imm11 family protein, giving the protein MERRFFDLSIDVYVPGRWYLAEPRNRDGQKIEDIWQFIDGRRVEDPGPLLIPMFRPGKPIDIEFAGAGQTPIVSAPVASVFRELASSDVQLFPVEVQGTAEPYYLLNVARTVRCIDDSACAEVRLWTPENRQPEKVGQYRTVSGLRIDKSKVSEERVFRLWGWSSPIIIDEEIKKALERTGCLGGRFDEV
- the tnpC gene encoding IS66 family transposase, producing MVQVDARDVQIAQLEEENARLREENRRLKERLGLNSSNSSKPPSSDAPGTPRQHKRPTGRRAGGQPGHKKHERVLLPPEQVQHVVELVPKECKDCGRRLAGRDVEPRRHQVVEVPPLSAIVTEYRSHALKCGACGTVTREQVPAHASSAFGDRLGALASLLVGKYRLSKRLVKDALSDMVGVKLSVGSVVNLEGEMAEALAPAVHEASEYVRESERVHADETGWVEGREEGRGQRAWLWLVATALVAVFHIARSRGGKVARALLGEDFAGILVSDRWSGYEWYDAGLRQVCWAHLTRDFQGFIDRGGKGGQLGEELMHQRNRFFTWYHQVKEGSLPREDFEKRMPEVEGEVGQLLRRAAVCAEKKTAGMAREMLRWEKCLWTFVDVPELEPTNNFGERCLRHAVMYRKTSFGTQGPEGSRFVERILTTVTTLKLQRRGVLDFLTDTLQAHRRGLSTPSLLPTQALVQLSNAA